One genomic window of Roseateles sp. DAIF2 includes the following:
- a CDS encoding TetR/AcrR family transcriptional regulator yields the protein MSSEPVEEDSGLPGARPRRRLLREERLRQLLDEAWRLVRAEGTEALTLGRLAEAAGVTKPVVYDHFGTRQGLLAVLYREFDARQTARMDEALAASEATLSARATLIARCYVDCVLLQGREIPGVIAALAGSPELAAVKREYEAVFMEKCRRLLAPFAPQGRLGTAGLWAMLGAAESLSAAAAHGELGADAAQAELRDTIVAMVLRGGGAAS from the coding sequence ATGTCAAGCGAGCCTGTTGAAGAGGATTCCGGCCTGCCGGGCGCGCGTCCGCGGCGGCGCCTGCTGCGCGAGGAGCGGCTGCGCCAGCTGTTGGATGAGGCCTGGCGCCTGGTCCGCGCCGAGGGCACCGAGGCCCTGACCCTGGGCCGCCTGGCCGAGGCGGCGGGCGTCACCAAACCGGTGGTGTACGACCATTTCGGCACCCGCCAGGGCCTGCTGGCGGTGCTGTACCGCGAGTTCGACGCGCGCCAGACGGCCCGGATGGATGAGGCGCTGGCGGCCAGTGAGGCCACGCTGAGCGCGCGCGCGACGCTGATCGCCCGCTGCTATGTGGACTGCGTGCTGCTGCAGGGGCGCGAGATCCCGGGCGTGATCGCGGCCCTGGCCGGCTCGCCGGAGCTGGCTGCGGTCAAGCGCGAGTACGAGGCGGTCTTCATGGAGAAATGCCGCCGCCTGCTGGCGCCATTCGCGCCGCAGGGCCGGCTCGGCACCGCGGGGCTGTGGGCGATGCTGGGCGCGGCCGAGAGCCTGTCGGCCGCCGCCGCGCATGGCGAGCTGGGCGCCGATGCGGCCCAGGCGGAGCTGCGCGACACCATCGTCGCGATGGTGCTGCGCGGCGGCGGGGCGGCGTCCTAG
- a CDS encoding iron uptake protein: MASEPSSGAALAPTRLQIVSRVAASLLGGWAFVWGFVTLGVALLLTAGMPFGDARTLVYLLAFLVFLVAFLWAFAAASLARVWAVLAGGGVLMTGLAWLLSQPA; this comes from the coding sequence ATGGCTTCCGAACCGTCTTCCGGCGCCGCCCTGGCGCCGACCCGGCTCCAGATCGTCTCGCGCGTGGCCGCCAGCCTGCTGGGCGGCTGGGCCTTCGTCTGGGGCTTCGTGACCCTGGGCGTCGCGCTGCTGCTGACGGCCGGCATGCCCTTTGGCGATGCGCGCACCCTGGTCTACCTGCTGGCCTTCCTGGTGTTTCTGGTCGCCTTCCTGTGGGCCTTTGCGGCGGCCAGCCTGGCGCGGGTCTGGGCCGTGCTGGCCGGGGGCGGGGTGCTGATGACGGGACTGGCCTGGCTGCTGAGCCAGCCCGCCTGA
- a CDS encoding PepSY domain-containing protein, protein MFKNFRLSMTWVHTWFGLVLGFVLMACFFFGSLSVFDREIDRWAIPASRFAPQPMPSFDKMLEPAFRTIKLDAAAREEAQSRNNGVLPEELPLHEWGAYTTHRDPVLQMWSGFELPNPKDPDNDHAYGVLTLDPRNGQPLPETALKIGSQFFYPMHYGLHLHWMDLGYWVVALAALAMLAALVTGIVMHRKIFREIFTFRPKKHTQRSVLDLHNLTGVVALPFHFMFALSGLIIFAGIYFPISTTMMKPQAKAYEKAEAARTGLPEHGAGIAAPLASVDAMVAEAQRRWAARGMAGEVGFLGIHHVGDVNATVSIYRAGTDRVTLTGEGIHFKGPTGEVIREDDPVNAVKGVNDFITGLHLQHFRHWLLRVLYFVGGMAGCACIATGFIFFVEKRKRQHAKAGTSGARWVDALAVTTVTGMLIATAAMLVGNRLLPLDLPERGIWEERVFWGAWLLALLHAVWRTAPVLSARIAPAWREQCWAVAALAVAAVLLNWITTGDHLVKTIGESYWPVAGVDLMLLVSAGLALLAVRRIARRERAAAPQAVAANNALPEVANA, encoded by the coding sequence ATGTTCAAGAATTTCCGACTTTCGATGACCTGGGTCCACACCTGGTTCGGCCTGGTGCTGGGCTTTGTGCTGATGGCCTGCTTCTTCTTCGGCTCGCTGTCGGTTTTCGACCGCGAGATCGACCGCTGGGCCATCCCCGCCTCGCGCTTCGCGCCGCAACCGATGCCCAGCTTCGACAAGATGCTGGAGCCGGCCTTCCGCACCATCAAGCTCGACGCGGCCGCTCGCGAGGAAGCGCAGTCGCGCAACAACGGGGTGCTGCCCGAGGAGCTGCCGCTGCACGAGTGGGGCGCCTACACGACGCACCGCGACCCGGTGCTGCAGATGTGGTCCGGCTTCGAGCTGCCCAACCCCAAGGACCCGGACAACGACCATGCCTATGGCGTGCTGACCCTGGACCCGCGCAACGGCCAGCCGCTGCCCGAGACCGCGCTGAAGATCGGCAGCCAGTTCTTCTACCCGATGCATTACGGCCTGCACCTGCACTGGATGGACCTGGGCTACTGGGTCGTCGCGCTGGCCGCGTTGGCGATGCTGGCGGCCCTGGTCACCGGCATCGTGATGCACCGCAAGATCTTCCGCGAGATCTTCACCTTCCGGCCCAAGAAGCACACCCAGCGCAGCGTGCTGGACCTGCACAACCTGACCGGCGTGGTGGCGCTGCCCTTCCACTTCATGTTCGCGCTGTCGGGCCTGATCATCTTCGCGGGCATCTATTTCCCGATCTCGACCACGATGATGAAGCCGCAGGCCAAGGCCTACGAGAAGGCCGAGGCCGCGCGCACCGGCCTGCCCGAGCATGGCGCCGGCATCGCGGCGCCGCTGGCCTCGGTCGACGCGATGGTGGCCGAAGCGCAGCGCCGCTGGGCCGCACGCGGCATGGCCGGCGAGGTGGGCTTCCTGGGCATCCACCATGTCGGCGACGTCAACGCGACGGTCAGCATCTACCGCGCCGGCACCGACCGCGTGACCCTGACCGGCGAGGGCATCCACTTCAAGGGCCCGACCGGCGAGGTGATCCGCGAGGACGATCCGGTCAATGCGGTGAAGGGCGTGAACGACTTCATCACCGGCCTGCACCTGCAGCATTTCCGCCATTGGCTGCTGCGCGTGCTGTACTTCGTCGGCGGCATGGCCGGCTGCGCCTGCATCGCCACCGGCTTCATCTTCTTCGTCGAGAAGCGCAAGCGCCAGCATGCCAAGGCCGGCACCAGCGGCGCGCGCTGGGTCGATGCGCTGGCGGTCACGACGGTGACCGGCATGCTGATCGCCACCGCCGCGATGCTGGTCGGCAACCGCCTTCTGCCGCTGGACCTGCCGGAGCGCGGCATCTGGGAGGAGCGGGTGTTCTGGGGCGCCTGGCTGCTGGCCCTGCTGCATGCGGTCTGGCGCACGGCGCCGGTGCTGAGCGCGCGCATCGCGCCGGCCTGGCGCGAGCAATGCTGGGCCGTGGCCGCGCTGGCCGTGGCCGCCGTGCTGTTGAACTGGATCACGACCGGCGACCATCTGGTCAAGACGATCGGCGAGAGCTACTGGCCGGTGGCCGGCGTCGACCTGATGCTGCTGGTCAGCGCGGGTCTGGCCCTGCTGGCCGTC